From a single Chthonomonadales bacterium genomic region:
- a CDS encoding type II toxin-antitoxin system PemK/MazF family toxin translates to MSEAEITRGDLYWVDWRPARGSEQAGRRPALVVQADAGNRSPKYLNTIVVAVSTASARVPTHVEIQPTDTNGLRSVFSVKCEQLFTIAKARLQAYIGTVDARDLSRVDAALRRVLALS, encoded by the coding sequence ATGAGTGAGGCCGAGATCACGAGAGGCGATCTCTACTGGGTGGACTGGCGTCCTGCACGCGGATCCGAGCAGGCAGGGAGACGTCCGGCCCTGGTTGTCCAGGCCGATGCGGGAAACCGCTCGCCCAAATACCTGAACACGATCGTGGTTGCGGTCAGCACGGCGTCGGCGCGCGTGCCGACCCATGTCGAGATCCAGCCGACCGATACTAACGGCCTGCGCTCAGTCTTCAGCGTCAAGTGCGAGCAGCTTTTCACCATCGCCAAAGCCCGCCTGCAGGCGTACATCGGCACTGTGGACGCCAGAGACCTGTCGCGCGTTGACGCCGCTCTGAGACGCGTGCTTGCGTTGTCGTGA
- a CDS encoding DUF1501 domain-containing protein: MSTTGGKDGPGAARVTRREAMMAGLGGAAGLLLADPLGAGAARAQTAPASPAVAGGGKGKARAVIQIWMWGGPAHLDTFDPKPEAGPDYTGPLNSPVATNVPGIRICELLPELAKHADKYSIIRSMTHESNAHETAAYMVQTGRMPGGHLVYPGAGAVVSLFKGEEAGRKGLLPPYIVLTELQGRFSEAGFLGFRARPFATGGDPGQARFMVEGVAAEGITEERQRDRRELLHRLDTLGRALPGDAHLAALAACEEQAYGMILGDAGKVFDLSQEKDDLRARYGRGTFGQSCLAARRLVERGVPFVTINYKGWDTHKENFQTMRRKLPDMDKGMASLLQDLSDRGLLESTIVWWGGEFGRTPRVMYEPPWNGGRGHFGSVFSAVVAGGGFRGGQVLGASDARGEEVKERPVHPAEVLRSIYALLGIDPGARLPHPQGLDVRVSPTASEDGRAGALLSEIM; this comes from the coding sequence ATGAGCACGACAGGCGGGAAAGACGGGCCGGGAGCGGCGCGCGTTACGCGGCGCGAGGCGATGATGGCCGGGCTGGGAGGCGCGGCCGGGCTGTTGCTGGCCGACCCCCTCGGGGCCGGGGCGGCCCGCGCGCAGACAGCGCCGGCATCGCCGGCTGTGGCGGGCGGCGGCAAAGGGAAGGCACGCGCGGTCATCCAGATCTGGATGTGGGGCGGCCCGGCGCACCTGGACACCTTCGACCCGAAGCCGGAGGCCGGGCCGGACTACACCGGCCCACTTAACAGTCCCGTCGCCACGAACGTGCCCGGAATACGCATCTGCGAGCTCCTGCCAGAGTTGGCCAAACACGCCGACAAATACTCGATCATTCGCAGCATGACCCACGAGAGCAACGCGCACGAGACGGCGGCCTACATGGTGCAGACCGGCCGGATGCCGGGCGGCCATCTGGTCTACCCCGGCGCGGGCGCGGTGGTATCGCTCTTCAAAGGCGAGGAGGCCGGTCGCAAGGGGCTGCTACCTCCCTACATCGTACTGACGGAGCTGCAGGGCCGCTTCTCCGAGGCCGGTTTCCTGGGCTTCCGCGCCCGGCCCTTCGCCACGGGGGGCGACCCCGGCCAGGCGCGCTTCATGGTGGAGGGCGTGGCGGCCGAGGGCATCACGGAGGAGCGCCAGCGCGACCGCCGCGAGTTGCTGCACCGGTTGGATACGCTCGGCCGCGCCCTGCCGGGCGACGCGCACCTGGCCGCTCTCGCCGCGTGCGAGGAGCAGGCCTACGGTATGATCCTGGGCGACGCTGGCAAGGTGTTCGACCTCTCGCAGGAAAAGGACGACCTGCGCGCCCGCTATGGGCGCGGCACCTTCGGGCAGTCGTGTCTGGCGGCGAGGCGGCTCGTGGAGCGCGGCGTGCCGTTCGTCACCATCAACTACAAAGGGTGGGACACGCACAAGGAGAACTTCCAGACCATGCGCCGAAAGCTCCCCGATATGGACAAGGGCATGGCCTCTCTGCTGCAGGACCTCTCGGATCGCGGCCTGCTGGAGAGCACGATCGTCTGGTGGGGTGGCGAGTTCGGCCGGACCCCGCGCGTGATGTACGAGCCGCCGTGGAACGGCGGGCGCGGTCACTTCGGCTCGGTCTTCTCCGCCGTGGTGGCCGGAGGCGGCTTCCGCGGCGGGCAGGTGCTCGGCGCCTCGGACGCCCGCGGCGAGGAGGTGAAGGAGCGGCCCGTGCACCCGGCCGAGGTGCTGCGCAGCATCTACGCGCTGCTCGGAATCGATCCCGGCGCCCGGCTGCCGCATCCGCAGGGCCTCGATGTCCGCGTCTCTCCCACCGCTTCCGAGGACGGTAGGGCGGGTGCCCTCCTGTCCGAGATCATGTAG
- a CDS encoding DUF1553 domain-containing protein produces the protein MHRRDFPLSAEAAQRRSAAAPRGRIDALVGERLKRLGIQPARECSDAAFLRRAYLDAIGTLPTEVEARAFLADATPERRRALVDQLLEREEFADYQAMRWCDILRVKSEFPINLWPNAVQAYYHWVRACMRSGMPYDRFARALLTASGSNFRVPPVNFYRAVQDRNPEELARAVALTFMGARAEKWPKGRLAGMAAFFAQIGFKRTDEWKEEILLFDPAARRGGAAPVFPDGTKPRPAPGRDPRAVFADWLIAPRNAWFARSVVNRVWYWLMGRGIVEEPDDIRPDNPPRNPALLAWLEHELVAARYDLKHIYRVILTSATYQQSSVPASRHRDAQAELACYPLRRLEAEVLIDALNQVTGTSESYSSAVPEPFTFIPEGQRAVRLADGSITSPFLEMFGRPSRDTGLASERNNRPTAAQSLHLLNSSHVRRKIERGPAIAALLRSGSGLRGIVEQLYLRVLSRFPTEEERAVVEEHARDGKLTARDAAFDVAWALVNSPEFLYRH, from the coding sequence ATGCATCGACGCGACTTCCCACTCTCCGCGGAGGCGGCGCAGCGCCGCTCCGCGGCGGCCCCGCGCGGGCGGATCGATGCGCTGGTAGGCGAGCGCCTGAAGCGCCTGGGGATCCAGCCGGCCCGCGAGTGCTCGGACGCCGCCTTCCTGCGCCGTGCGTACCTCGACGCGATCGGGACGCTTCCTACGGAGGTCGAGGCCCGCGCGTTCCTTGCCGATGCGACTCCCGAGCGCCGGCGCGCGCTGGTCGACCAGTTGCTGGAGCGCGAGGAGTTCGCCGACTACCAGGCGATGCGCTGGTGCGACATCCTCCGCGTTAAGTCGGAGTTCCCCATCAACCTCTGGCCGAACGCCGTGCAGGCCTACTACCACTGGGTCCGCGCCTGCATGCGCTCGGGGATGCCTTACGACCGCTTCGCGCGCGCCCTGCTCACCGCCAGCGGGAGCAACTTTCGCGTGCCCCCGGTGAACTTCTACCGCGCGGTGCAGGATCGTAATCCGGAGGAGCTTGCGCGAGCCGTGGCGCTCACGTTTATGGGCGCTCGCGCGGAGAAGTGGCCGAAGGGCCGGCTTGCGGGCATGGCCGCCTTCTTCGCGCAGATCGGCTTCAAGCGCACCGACGAGTGGAAAGAGGAGATCCTCCTCTTCGACCCGGCCGCGCGCCGCGGCGGCGCGGCCCCCGTGTTTCCGGACGGCACGAAGCCGCGCCCCGCGCCAGGACGCGACCCGCGCGCCGTGTTCGCTGACTGGCTCATCGCGCCGAGGAACGCCTGGTTTGCCCGCAGTGTCGTCAACCGCGTCTGGTACTGGCTGATGGGCCGGGGCATCGTCGAGGAGCCGGACGACATCCGCCCGGACAATCCCCCGCGCAACCCGGCGCTGCTTGCGTGGCTAGAGCATGAGCTGGTCGCCGCGCGCTACGATCTCAAGCACATCTACCGGGTAATACTCACCTCCGCCACCTACCAGCAGTCGTCAGTTCCCGCCTCCCGGCACCGCGATGCGCAGGCCGAGCTCGCCTGCTATCCGCTGCGACGGCTGGAGGCCGAGGTGCTGATCGACGCGCTCAACCAGGTCACCGGCACGTCCGAGTCCTATTCCAGCGCCGTTCCGGAGCCTTTCACCTTCATCCCGGAGGGGCAACGCGCGGTTCGCCTGGCCGACGGGAGCATCACGAGCCCCTTCCTGGAGATGTTCGGCCGCCCGTCGCGCGACACCGGTCTGGCCTCGGAACGCAACAACCGGCCCACGGCCGCGCAGTCGCTGCACCTGCTCAACTCAAGCCACGTGCGGCGCAAGATCGAGCGCGGGCCGGCGATCGCCGCGCTATTGCGCTCAGGCTCCGGGCTTCGCGGCATCGTGGAGCAGCTCTATCTGCGGGTCCTCTCGCGCTTCCCCACCGAGGAAGAGCGCGCGGTCGTGGAAGAGCACGCGCGAGACGGCAAGCTGACAGCGCGCGACGCGGCGTTCGACGTGGCGTGGGCGCTGGTGAACAGTCCCGAGTTCCTGTATCGACACTGA
- a CDS encoding PPC domain-containing protein yields MNTYRFRLPLCLAALLAFAPGTSAQRAQQSPHIGYLFPAGGRQGASLDITVGGQLLRGAAAVVVSGEGVRASVGAYDRPLTPREVRQIRDRLQEARKKLREAGGLRAGGQRPRPGEAGALMRLAREAGITDAQVRALIDFQRARTDPKRQPNPQIAEKVTLQVTIDPRAKPGPRELRLLTAAGLSNPLRFDVGQAPERREREPNDAMPQADDAGEMPTVINGQILPGDLDRFALTARKGQRLVFAVDARALVPYLADAVPGWFQATLTLYDAQGREVAFADDFRFDPDPVLFFVVPADGRYTLEVRDAIYRGREDFVYRITLGELPFVTSIFPLGGREGTRTAVALRGVNLPTERLAVEAGAGAVCVRRADLASNRVPFAEGELPERAEVEPNDRRARSQAVALPAIVNGRIDRTGDADVYRFEGRAGQEIVAEIEARRLGSPLDSGLELTDVRGRRLAANDDHEDRGAGLVTHQADSYLRVRLPATGACYLAVRDVQGKGGPEYGYRLRLGPPQPDFALRVVPSSISGRAGVPVPITVYALRRDGFSGGIALELKDALPGFALSGARVPAGQDRVRLTLTPGAVRQNGAVRLEMEGSAEIGGRAVRHRVVPAEDMMQAFAYRHLVPAAEWLAAVGRRGPFGAALSLRDAAPVRLLAGGSARVRLTGYGRAFAAQMQLVLSDPPEGIAIESVAEEPGGVIVTLRADAAKAKPGTKGNLIVEVYREVSVPAANKRAGATRRAQVGTLPAIPFEIARR; encoded by the coding sequence ATGAACACATATCGATTCCGGTTGCCCCTGTGCCTGGCCGCCTTGCTGGCCTTCGCGCCGGGGACGAGCGCTCAGCGCGCGCAGCAGAGCCCGCATATTGGGTACCTCTTTCCCGCCGGCGGGCGGCAGGGAGCGAGCCTCGACATCACCGTGGGCGGCCAGCTTCTGCGGGGCGCCGCCGCCGTGGTCGTCTCTGGAGAGGGCGTCCGCGCGAGCGTGGGCGCCTACGATCGGCCCCTCACTCCGCGGGAGGTGCGCCAGATCCGTGACAGGCTGCAGGAGGCCCGCAAGAAGCTGCGCGAGGCGGGCGGGCTCCGCGCGGGCGGGCAGCGCCCACGGCCCGGCGAAGCCGGCGCGCTGATGCGCCTGGCGCGCGAGGCGGGCATCACCGACGCGCAGGTTCGCGCGCTCATCGACTTCCAGCGCGCTCGCACCGACCCCAAACGGCAGCCGAACCCGCAGATTGCCGAGAAGGTAACGCTCCAGGTGACGATCGACCCGCGAGCGAAGCCGGGGCCGCGTGAGCTACGGCTGCTCACGGCCGCCGGCCTCTCCAACCCCCTGCGCTTCGACGTCGGGCAGGCGCCGGAGCGCCGCGAGCGGGAGCCCAACGACGCCATGCCACAGGCCGACGATGCGGGCGAGATGCCCACCGTCATAAACGGCCAGATCCTGCCTGGCGACTTGGACCGATTCGCCCTGACAGCGCGCAAGGGGCAGCGGCTCGTCTTCGCCGTCGACGCGCGGGCGCTCGTGCCCTACCTGGCCGACGCGGTGCCCGGCTGGTTCCAGGCCACGCTCACGCTCTACGACGCGCAGGGTCGCGAGGTCGCCTTTGCCGACGACTTCCGCTTCGATCCCGACCCGGTCCTCTTCTTCGTGGTGCCCGCGGACGGCCGATACACGCTGGAAGTCCGCGACGCCATCTACCGCGGCCGGGAGGACTTCGTGTATCGCATCACCCTGGGCGAACTGCCCTTCGTCACGAGCATCTTTCCGCTCGGCGGCCGCGAGGGCACGCGCACGGCGGTGGCGCTGCGTGGCGTGAACCTGCCCACGGAGCGGCTGGCGGTCGAGGCGGGCGCCGGCGCGGTGTGCGTGCGTCGGGCCGACTTGGCCTCCAACCGCGTGCCCTTCGCGGAGGGCGAGCTGCCGGAGCGCGCGGAGGTTGAGCCGAACGATCGGCGCGCTCGCTCGCAGGCCGTCGCCCTCCCCGCCATCGTCAACGGGCGCATCGACCGAACCGGCGACGCGGACGTCTACCGCTTCGAAGGGCGCGCTGGCCAGGAGATCGTGGCCGAGATCGAGGCGCGCCGCCTCGGCTCTCCGCTGGACTCCGGCCTGGAGTTGACGGACGTGCGCGGCCGGCGCCTGGCGGCAAACGATGACCACGAGGACCGCGGCGCCGGGCTTGTGACCCACCAGGCCGACTCGTATCTGCGTGTCCGCCTCCCGGCCACGGGCGCCTGCTACCTCGCCGTGCGCGACGTGCAGGGCAAGGGTGGCCCCGAGTACGGCTATCGCCTGCGCCTCGGGCCGCCTCAGCCGGACTTCGCGCTGCGCGTGGTGCCATCGAGCATCAGCGGCCGGGCCGGGGTACCCGTTCCGATCACGGTCTATGCCCTCCGGCGCGACGGCTTCTCCGGCGGCATCGCACTGGAGCTCAAGGACGCGCTGCCTGGCTTCGCGCTGAGCGGCGCCCGTGTGCCGGCCGGCCAGGACCGCGTGCGCCTTACGCTCACTCCGGGCGCTGTGCGCCAGAATGGCGCGGTGCGACTGGAGATGGAGGGAAGCGCGGAGATCGGGGGGCGCGCGGTTCGCCACCGGGTGGTGCCCGCCGAGGACATGATGCAGGCCTTCGCCTACCGGCACCTGGTGCCGGCGGCGGAATGGCTGGCAGCCGTAGGACGGCGCGGGCCGTTCGGAGCGGCGTTGAGCCTGCGCGATGCCGCCCCGGTGCGGCTGCTCGCCGGCGGGAGCGCTCGGGTGCGGCTGACCGGCTACGGCCGCGCGTTCGCCGCGCAGATGCAACTGGTGCTCAGCGACCCGCCGGAGGGGATCGCGATCGAGAGCGTGGCGGAGGAGCCGGGAGGCGTCATCGTCACGCTACGCGCGGACGCCGCGAAAGCGAAGCCCGGCACGAAGGGCAATCTGATCGTCGAAGTCTACCGCGAGGTGAGCGTACCCGCTGCGAACAAGCGCGCGGGTGCCACGCGGCGCGCGCAGGTGGGCACGCTGCCGGCCATCCCCTTCGAGATCGCCAGGCGATAA
- a CDS encoding alpha-L-fucosidase, with amino-acid sequence MHVLALAGLLLPAAVAAPAPSHRTDWFFRAGYGVFVHYLWDLQNVPETVNGLGRSTSWDACVREFDVERFADQMKQAGAGYVIFTMHQRTRYLIAPNATFDRMTGYHPGEACATRDLVDDLYRALSRRGVPLMLYWTGDGPREDPKAAAALQWPADGKVTEEFVRNWAAVAREYGERYGDKVKGWWCDGCYPFIGYTDATLGIMAGALRAGYPQRIVALNNGVLDRVRPYTRHEDYTTGEQNAFADVPVSRFVDGEQWHVLSFLGGAWGRAGTRLSKQQLVDYVFACSAVGGVVSIDVLLYRDGTIDRSQLEVLKALRPGLAVRRREADAWRRGKAIPPRNKAWRKPAALLSLKGYRLGPSVGEQHEARAAVDGDPVTSAEAGGEYAWALDVDLLEPGPIRRIAVTFGRGYATDFDVAVSEDREHWSVIRRFQGHDGSPVDLACDVARARFVRVRGYRPDAEGQPGTQMQVADLRVYE; translated from the coding sequence ATGCACGTTCTCGCCCTCGCCGGCCTCCTATTGCCCGCCGCCGTGGCGGCGCCCGCGCCGTCACATCGCACCGACTGGTTCTTCCGCGCCGGCTACGGAGTGTTTGTCCACTATCTCTGGGACCTTCAGAACGTACCGGAGACCGTGAACGGGCTCGGGCGATCCACGAGCTGGGACGCCTGCGTGCGCGAGTTCGACGTGGAGCGGTTCGCGGATCAGATGAAGCAGGCTGGCGCCGGCTACGTCATCTTTACGATGCACCAGCGCACCCGTTATCTCATTGCCCCGAACGCTACCTTTGACCGCATGACCGGCTATCACCCGGGCGAGGCCTGCGCCACGCGCGACCTGGTGGACGACCTCTATCGCGCGCTCTCCCGGCGCGGCGTTCCCCTGATGCTCTACTGGACCGGAGACGGTCCGCGCGAGGACCCGAAGGCCGCCGCCGCGCTCCAGTGGCCGGCCGACGGGAAGGTGACCGAGGAGTTTGTGCGCAACTGGGCCGCCGTGGCGCGCGAGTACGGAGAGCGCTACGGCGACAAGGTGAAGGGATGGTGGTGCGATGGCTGCTACCCCTTCATTGGCTACACCGACGCGACGCTCGGCATCATGGCCGGGGCGCTGCGCGCCGGCTATCCGCAGCGAATCGTCGCGCTCAACAACGGTGTGCTTGACCGCGTGCGCCCCTATACGCGCCACGAGGACTACACCACTGGAGAGCAGAACGCCTTCGCCGACGTGCCGGTGAGCCGCTTCGTCGATGGGGAGCAGTGGCACGTCCTCTCCTTTCTCGGCGGCGCCTGGGGTCGGGCCGGCACGCGCCTGAGCAAGCAGCAACTCGTCGACTACGTGTTCGCGTGCAGCGCGGTGGGCGGCGTCGTCTCCATCGATGTCCTCCTCTACCGCGACGGCACGATCGACCGCTCGCAGCTTGAGGTGCTCAAGGCGCTGCGGCCGGGCCTGGCGGTGCGCCGCCGGGAGGCGGACGCCTGGCGGCGCGGCAAGGCGATCCCGCCGCGCAACAAGGCCTGGCGCAAGCCGGCCGCGCTCCTCTCGCTCAAGGGCTACCGCCTGGGGCCCAGCGTGGGCGAGCAGCACGAGGCCCGCGCCGCCGTGGACGGAGACCCGGTCACCAGCGCCGAGGCCGGCGGCGAGTACGCGTGGGCGCTGGACGTGGACCTGCTGGAGCCCGGCCCCATCCGTCGCATCGCCGTGACCTTCGGCCGCGGGTATGCCACCGACTTCGATGTGGCCGTCTCCGAGGACCGCGAGCACTGGAGCGTGATCCGCCGCTTCCAGGGCCATGACGGCAGCCCGGTCGACCTCGCCTGCGACGTGGCGCGCGCCCGCTTCGTGCGCGTGCGCGGCTATCGGCCAGACGCAGAGGGCCAACCCGGTACTCAGATGCAGGTGGCAGATCTGCGGGTCTACGAGTGA
- a CDS encoding sugar ABC transporter permease produces the protein MRRREQRLFILTFLGPPLALYALFVLLPAVNAFRYSLSRWDGLTPPRWAGLANFRKILASGSDFLPAIGHNVFLTLVPGAIILSLALFFAYSIHQGIRGARIYRVAFFFPNVISSVAIALLWVLIYSTTDVGLLNNLLKLLGRRQAIAFTESGNLLWAIVPMVVWTATGFYMLLFLAAMENIPETYYEAARLDGTTPSGQFRHITLPLMWDVLTTGIIFLVVGGLKFFDAIWVMENGRPSPATHTMSTLMYSKVFQEYNVGYGTAISVMLFVLVLTATLVSLRLLRRERLEY, from the coding sequence ATGAGAAGACGCGAGCAGAGGCTGTTCATACTGACCTTTCTTGGGCCGCCCCTTGCGCTCTATGCCCTCTTTGTGCTGCTGCCGGCGGTCAATGCCTTCCGCTATAGCCTGTCGCGCTGGGACGGGCTCACCCCGCCGCGCTGGGCGGGACTTGCCAACTTCCGCAAGATCCTGGCCTCCGGCTCTGACTTTCTGCCGGCCATCGGCCACAACGTGTTCCTGACCCTGGTGCCCGGCGCCATTATCCTCTCGCTGGCGCTCTTCTTCGCCTACAGCATCCACCAGGGCATTCGCGGAGCCCGGATCTACCGCGTGGCGTTCTTCTTCCCGAACGTCATCAGCTCCGTGGCCATCGCGCTGCTCTGGGTGCTCATCTATAGCACCACGGACGTGGGTCTGCTCAACAACCTGCTCAAGCTGCTCGGGCGCCGTCAGGCGATCGCGTTCACCGAGAGCGGCAACCTGCTGTGGGCGATCGTCCCGATGGTCGTCTGGACGGCCACCGGCTTCTACATGCTGCTCTTCCTGGCGGCGATGGAGAACATCCCGGAGACCTACTACGAGGCCGCGCGCCTGGACGGGACAACCCCCTCCGGGCAGTTTCGCCACATCACGCTCCCGCTCATGTGGGACGTGCTGACCACCGGGATCATCTTCCTGGTGGTCGGGGGCCTCAAGTTCTTCGACGCGATCTGGGTGATGGAGAATGGGCGCCCCTCGCCCGCCACCCACACGATGTCCACGCTGATGTACTCGAAGGTCTTCCAGGAGTACAACGTGGGCTACGGCACGGCGATCTCGGTGATGCTCTTCGTGCTCGTGCTGACGGCCACGCTGGTGAGCCTGCGCCTGCTGCGGCGGGAAAGACTGGAGTATTGA
- a CDS encoding carbohydrate ABC transporter permease, giving the protein MGALAGRLGDALKHAFLAAYLLAVVLPMLWVLCTSAKSTRDIYRSPFGLPEVITAPSRASAAPLVANYRQAWVGSRFSRYFVNSLYVVGISLALILLLGSMAAYVLARFEFRGRSLSYYLFLSGMLIPMQLILIPLFFQFSDLGEWLTRALAPPARALGLGALTVSLHDSHAGLILIYVAASLPFTVFTLTAFFRTLPGELREAAMIEGASEYRTFFSVMMPLGKPGIVTIAIFNFLGLWNEYLFGLVFLSSDRLKTLPLGLASISMQAQYKSDFGLLFAGLVIAMLPTILVYMVLQEKLTKGITIGAIKG; this is encoded by the coding sequence ATGGGCGCTCTGGCGGGCCGGCTGGGCGACGCCCTCAAGCACGCGTTCCTGGCGGCCTACCTGCTGGCCGTGGTGCTGCCCATGCTCTGGGTGCTTTGCACGAGCGCCAAGAGCACGCGCGACATCTATCGCAGCCCGTTCGGGCTGCCAGAGGTCATCACCGCGCCGAGCCGCGCGAGCGCCGCGCCCCTGGTGGCCAACTACCGCCAGGCGTGGGTGGGGAGCCGGTTCAGCCGCTACTTCGTCAACAGCCTGTACGTGGTGGGCATCAGCCTGGCGCTCATCCTCCTCCTCGGGAGCATGGCCGCCTACGTGCTGGCGCGCTTCGAGTTCCGCGGGCGCTCTCTCTCCTACTACCTCTTCCTGAGCGGCATGCTGATCCCCATGCAGCTCATCCTGATCCCCCTCTTCTTTCAGTTCTCCGACCTGGGCGAATGGCTCACGCGCGCGCTGGCTCCGCCGGCGCGCGCACTCGGTCTGGGCGCCCTCACGGTCTCCCTCCACGACTCGCACGCCGGTCTGATCCTCATCTACGTCGCCGCGAGTCTGCCGTTCACGGTCTTCACGCTCACCGCCTTCTTCCGCACCCTGCCGGGCGAGCTGCGCGAGGCGGCGATGATTGAGGGCGCCAGCGAGTATCGCACTTTCTTCTCCGTGATGATGCCGCTCGGCAAGCCGGGCATCGTGACCATCGCGATCTTCAACTTCCTCGGGCTCTGGAACGAGTACCTGTTCGGCCTGGTGTTCCTCTCGAGCGACCGCCTGAAGACGCTGCCGCTGGGGCTCGCCAGCATATCGATGCAGGCGCAGTACAAGAGCGACTTCGGCCTGCTCTTCGCCGGCCTGGTGATCGCGATGCTCCCGACGATCCTGGTTTACATGGTGCTGCAGGAGAAGCTGACGAAGGGGATCACGATCGGGGCGATCAAGGGGTAG
- a CDS encoding extracellular solute-binding protein → MRRALCALATLVLVGSGCSLRREDARRGITLEVAVFEGGYGIQWHRSMARRYEASHPGVRVNLWGDPRVDEKLKPRVLRRNPPDLVSASLPVWKLIVAGKLYPLDEALDSPACGQPGLTWRRSLVPGIAGDFVYRGHTYAVPSNMGAWVCWYDRRQFRHHGWAVPRTWGQFTALCRRIKAAGVAPLAFQGKYPGYAWSTLLSIYQRLVPFERWYAMQDLAPGAFTDPQFARAARMLQEMATRYFEPGALAMTHTESQLEWVNGRAAMIFCGLWLKNEMKSAIPPGFEMACFPVPAVEGGRGDPHAVYGGGAENFFVFADAKHPREAADFLKFMLSLEGARSYTLLLDTLSPVRDAARGIPISRELQSAVDVLDQSSRIFSDRLGSLYLEFNVTVLQEAQADLLAGRITPEEFGRRLEAGAEKVRRDPDVYKPPPRGVPVLR, encoded by the coding sequence GTGAGGCGAGCGCTCTGCGCCCTGGCGACGCTCGTGCTCGTGGGCTCCGGGTGCTCCCTGCGTCGCGAGGACGCGCGCCGGGGCATCACGCTGGAGGTGGCGGTGTTCGAGGGCGGCTACGGCATTCAGTGGCACAGGAGCATGGCCCGGCGCTACGAGGCGAGCCATCCTGGCGTCCGCGTGAACCTGTGGGGCGACCCACGCGTGGACGAGAAACTCAAGCCGCGCGTGTTGCGGCGCAACCCCCCGGACCTGGTCAGCGCCAGCCTGCCCGTATGGAAGCTCATCGTCGCCGGCAAGCTCTACCCGCTCGACGAGGCGCTGGACAGTCCGGCCTGTGGGCAGCCCGGCCTCACCTGGCGGCGCTCGCTCGTGCCGGGCATCGCGGGCGATTTCGTCTATCGCGGGCACACCTACGCCGTGCCGAGCAACATGGGCGCCTGGGTCTGCTGGTACGACCGTCGGCAGTTTCGCCATCACGGCTGGGCGGTGCCGCGCACCTGGGGGCAGTTCACCGCCCTCTGCCGCCGCATCAAGGCCGCGGGCGTGGCGCCGCTGGCCTTTCAGGGCAAATACCCCGGATACGCCTGGTCCACGCTGCTCTCAATCTACCAGCGGCTCGTGCCGTTCGAGCGCTGGTACGCCATGCAGGACCTGGCGCCGGGCGCGTTCACCGACCCCCAGTTTGCGCGGGCCGCGCGGATGCTGCAGGAGATGGCCACCCGCTACTTCGAGCCGGGCGCGCTGGCGATGACGCACACGGAGAGCCAACTCGAGTGGGTGAATGGCCGCGCGGCGATGATCTTCTGCGGCCTCTGGCTGAAGAACGAGATGAAGAGCGCGATCCCTCCCGGCTTCGAGATGGCCTGTTTCCCGGTTCCCGCAGTGGAGGGGGGTCGGGGCGACCCGCACGCTGTCTACGGAGGCGGCGCCGAGAACTTTTTCGTGTTCGCCGACGCCAAGCACCCGCGCGAGGCCGCCGACTTCCTGAAGTTCATGCTCAGCCTGGAGGGCGCGCGCTCCTACACGCTGCTGCTGGATACGCTCTCGCCGGTGCGTGACGCCGCTCGCGGCATCCCCATCTCCCGCGAGCTGCAGAGCGCCGTGGACGTGCTCGACCAGAGCTCGCGCATCTTCTCCGACCGCCTGGGCAGCCTCTACCTGGAGTTCAACGTGACGGTGCTGCAGGAGGCGCAGGCCGACCTGCTCGCCGGGCGCATCACCCCGGAGGAGTTCGGCCGACGGCTGGAGGCTGGCGCAGAGAAGGTGCGCCGCGATCCGGACGTCTACAAGCCCCCGCCCAGGGGCGTCCCGGTCTTGCGATGA
- a CDS encoding type II secretion system protein has protein sequence MRTSARLERSSCLPVGRQGWTLLELLVVIGILGALSGLVFGVLGPAREKGREAVCGQQMHQIGKALFLYMADYGGVEPARGVRMQYWQVGFPPNYHFLWLYKLTPIERCPSETRVDPPGVKSIRGYPALSLADEGEKGADYLAAQGTRFPLTVCSSHGNEGKRVKEPWDVPDWFQFRVRALRYDQSLSWTRVPARHIPPYWLW, from the coding sequence ATGAGAACCTCCGCGAGGCTGGAGCGCTCCTCCTGCCTGCCTGTCGGCAGGCAGGGCTGGACGCTGCTCGAGCTCCTGGTCGTCATCGGCATCCTGGGCGCGCTCTCCGGGCTGGTCTTCGGCGTGCTGGGCCCCGCCCGGGAGAAGGGCCGGGAGGCGGTCTGCGGCCAGCAGATGCACCAGATCGGCAAGGCTCTCTTCCTGTACATGGCCGACTACGGGGGCGTGGAGCCGGCCAGGGGCGTGCGGATGCAATACTGGCAGGTGGGCTTCCCGCCGAACTATCACTTCCTGTGGCTCTACAAGCTGACACCCATCGAGAGGTGCCCTTCCGAGACGAGGGTCGATCCCCCGGGAGTTAAGAGCATCCGGGGCTATCCGGCCTTGAGCCTCGCCGACGAGGGAGAGAAGGGCGCCGACTACCTTGCGGCGCAGGGCACCCGCTTTCCCCTGACGGTGTGTTCGAGCCATGGCAACGAGGGGAAGCGGGTCAAGGAGCCCTGGGACGTCCCGGACTGGTTCCAGTTCCGTGTGCGGGCCCTGCGCTACGACCAGAGCCTGTCGTGGACTCGCGTGCCCGCGCGCCACATACCTCCGTACTGGCTGTGGTAG